The Triticum aestivum cultivar Chinese Spring chromosome 5A, IWGSC CS RefSeq v2.1, whole genome shotgun sequence genomic sequence AAGACCTCGTGTTTAGAAGGCTTTCATAAAAATTGTCTATTCATCCTTTTTTTAGTCGATAACTAgcattttttttttgcgaataaagATAACTAGCATTTTCAGAGTTCATCAGACGGGATTGAAACAATTTGTCGTGGTCATCCCGCGTACTGCCGCGAATGATCTGCTTAAACTGGTGTATTCGACAGCAGACGTGTCGTGCGCTGCGGTTAGGATGATATCAACCTCAGCTTTGTTAACCGAGGGCTGAGACAATTCAGGTACTGCCCTCAACACACGGCGTCTCACCTTGCGGAGATCTCAAGGATGTTGTGCTCAGCTGGTTTCGTACTACGGCCGATCATGTTGAAGGCAAACAAGGCAAGACACCACCAAGAGACGGGATCAAGTCCCAACGGAAAAGCAATCCGCCGCTGCTGTTTGTTTTGACGTTCCAGGTTTAAAATCACCTGTTTCCAAATACCTGTGAATGAAATAGTAAAGGAGAAGATACTACACTTGGTCGTCAGACCTAAAAAAAACGACCTGGAGGACGTGGACGTGGATTCGTCAACCCAGTCATCACGATAATAAATATGAGAGTTGGACGACCCGGAGAAGGACTCGGACCCCGCCTCGAGTCGCCTCCTCCGGCCTCCGCCTGCGGCCAGGACCTCGCCGTCGAGTCGTCCGCGGCTTCAAGCCGCCTCCGCATCCGCCGGTCTCCGTCAAGCCGGCTCCAACCTCCTCGCCGAGTCGTCTCCACTTCGAGCCGCCCCCGTGCGAGCTCGCCCCTGCGGCCTCCAGCCGCCCACTTTGGTTCGTCTCCGCTTGCCGCGCCTCTGCCACGGCCCCGCCTCGACCTCGCATCGCGCCCCCGCCTTCATCGCCACTGCCGCGCCAGGCCGGCCTCGCCTCGGTTCACCTCGAGCCGCCCTGCCGCCGGTCTTCGCCTTCCCGCCCTCGTCCTCAAATCGCCTCGCGCCGGCCCCGCCTCCGGCGTCGCGGCCTCGTTAAGCCGCTGCCTCTGCGCCGTCGTCTCTGCGGCCTGCGAATCGCCGCCGCGACTCCACGTCAACGCCTGCTAGCCGCCGTGGCGCCGTCGCGCCTCGCCTTCGCTTCCAAGGCGCCTTCACCCCTCGCCGGCTTCACCTCGAGCCACCgcgagccgccgccccgcagccacgaccgcggcctcgcctccgcctccgccttgaGCCCCCTGCCGCGCGGTGAGCCACCTCCGCCGTGGCCGGCGTCGAGCCGCCCCGGCCCGGCGCCGCCACCAGTTGAAAAAAAATCCAGACGACTTACAAATAGTCTCTCCCTTACTCTACTTGTCAAGCCATTCTAATGGAGCTCAAACGTGTTTTAGAGCAGTAGTTAATTTAATCCCCCCACGGAGAAATCATTTAATTTATTTGAAGTTCGAAGCCTGTTCTTGGGACCAAGATAAGTCTACACGCAAACATGCATGCGATGAATATGTAGTAATAAATATGGTCCATAAAAAGTATACTAAATAAAATCTCAGAACAAATTCAATAACAATTCCAGTATATACATATATGATATGACCACTGTATAATAAATTAACCAATAACAATATAGATAGAAACGAACATGAATGAACAAATGAACCACTACTTGTTTACGTGACCCCTTTCACAAACTACACTTGATATCTGCAGAGCTTCTTCCAATACAGAACCGATGTGGCATTATTCAATCTGACATACGACTTGGACGAACTAAGATTCACTTGTTTCTTCTTCCGCACAAGGCGGCCTAGGCACGTAGGTCGTTCACTTAGAAGACATGGCCTTGGCGGCTGAAAGATGAGAAAAGAATGAAACTTTTAGTATGCACGTCGGTATTTTCGTAGCACATCGATCATGCAAAATTCTAGTACGGCCTATGCATAAACATAGCATATTTTTAGCATGATCGATCGATCCACGGATAGAAGCTGATCTGATAGTGCCTAGGTTGACTCACCTGTCACTTTACCACCAGTAGTACTACGCTCTTCACCGGGTCTGAACGGCGGTCGATTCTGCGTGCTGTTGCTgtagctctggcaaggagggggcgTCTTGGACAACCCATTAGCTGTTGCATGCATGCCAAAGGCGTCAAGAAAGTGCACAAGAAAGCATTCAGAGACCAGAAACGTCAAGCAGAAAGGCGCTGGCTAGAAAGGTGCAGATCTGATAAAAGGGAGCTGTCACATCCATGCATACACATATCACGTATGCTCAAGTACTGATATGATGAGTGATGCTCACTAACCTGTAGACGGCGCGTTTTGCCCAGCCGCCTGCGCAGTATACGCCGGGGCCGGAGACGGGACAGGAGGCCGTGCCGGCGGCACTGGTTTGCTTGTCATCGCTGCATACATGCATGGAGAATACGTTGACACATCAGAAAATTGTAGATGCTAGCTTGCTTCGACCATGGATGATGGATGAATCGGATCTGTGGATGCTGCCGGCTCACCTTTCGGCGCCATGGTCGGTCCTTGAGATGGAGGGCCTTCGTCtctggggggaggggggggggggggggggggggggggggtttccggCTAGCTGCAGTATTGAGATGGCTGCTACACGATTGGCAAATTGCCCATGGGCTACCGAATCCATTGAGCATTTATACATCCCGGTTGCATCATACACCGCCGCGTCTTGTCAGAGATATTTTTGCACCGGGGGGTTTGCTTTGGTGAGAAGGCTTGCTAGGCGCCTTCCTGGGCAGTAGCAGATACGTACGTGGCAATTGCCTTCCGAAGAAGAAGCATACATATATACGTGTCATTTTTCCTCAAAAAAATATACATACATACGTGCCATTTGCCTTCCTGGGCAGAACTGTGAGTGTAGGGAGTAAATGCAAGTAGAAGACAGCGCCTCACGCGAAAGGGCATCAAGGCTGAATCCACCGGAACCGTTCGAGAGTACGACCGACGAACTTGACCCAATGGCCAATGCCCAACGCGGTTTGCGATTACGGGAAGCCACCGCGCGCGTGAGGTAGCGCAGGGTGGAACCGCGCGGAAATTTGGAGGGCTACGCCGGTGCGGGGGTGCGAGACAATTGAGGCGTCAAGGCTTACCCGGCCCTCCAATTGTCTCGCGATTTCATGAAGCAATTAGATACTGCATGAGGGCAAAAAAATGTGTTAAAGTTTTCTCCGATGTTGGCACAGAAATCATGAGGTATTAAAATTTAGTACGAACGACCGATAACAATGTGTGGATCTTATTTGAAAGCCGTTGTCACCAGAAACACTAATCTGAAAACATaacttaatttgaacttcttattcATAAGATATGCAAGTTTAAAAATTGAAAGACAAAAAACAAAGCACGCGCAGGGACTTGATGCCCTTGCAACTACGTGACCCAAATCCTCTCCCCTGCGCGTTCGAGAAACATAAACTAATGGCACATATATGAATGGTTGGTAAGGGCGTCTTCAACGCTGACTGAAATCGGACACTGTATCAGTCCGCGGACTGGTGAGGACCAGTCCCAGACACTGATGTAGGAGCCGCACATTCAAAGTTGCCATCATATATCTTAAATTGGATATAAATAAACTAAACAAATTATATCACACGCCGAATTTTATTAAAGTTAGGACATAATTTATATAAAACGAATGATATTTCGACCATTTAAACAAGAACTAGAAGAAAACCTATGAGCCTAACTTGTAATGGACGATGACTCATACACTTGGCCGCCCGGCCAGCCCGGCTACATCCCCATCGCTGTCCGTGTTGTCATCATCGTCGATGCCATTCCTCATGCCACGGAAGGCCACATGGCC encodes the following:
- the LOC123107273 gene encoding formin-like protein 11, producing MAPKAMTSKPVPPARPPVPSPAPAYTAQAAGQNAPSTANGLSKTPPPCQSYSNSTQNRPPFRPGEERSTTGGKVTAAKAMSSK